A single region of the Mangifera indica cultivar Alphonso unplaced genomic scaffold, CATAS_Mindica_2.1 Un_0022, whole genome shotgun sequence genome encodes:
- the LOC123206057 gene encoding RNA exonuclease 4-like isoform X1, producing the protein MADRMESSETLSRHKCAACFKQFNRMEHLVEHMRTSFHSVHEPMCAICKKHCRSFESLREHLTGPLPKLECNNIFNVRGCRFCLAILESPHARRIHQEGCQLSNALTTRLANLGTVDNTYSRNPHIVALACKMVGGGTDGSLDYCGRLCIIDERENIIFHAYVKPPVQVTNYRYETTGIRPEQLRDAIPLRQVQRKIQDFLCNGEPTWRIRARGGNARILVGHGLDHDLDRLQVEYPPTMIRDTAKYPPLMKTSKLSNSLKYLTQAYLGYDIQTGVQDPYEDCVATMRLYMRMRSQVHKSEEYPLASDPQNRNIFATAPWRQNELERMSPEELLAISRSDYYCWCLDSSA; encoded by the exons ATGGCCGACAGAATGGAGTCTTCAGAAACCCTCAG CAGGCACAAGTGTGCAGCATGCTTTAAACAATTTAACAGAATGGAACACCTTGTGGAGCACATGAGAACTTCATTTCACTCGGTTCATGAACCCATGTGTGCAATTTGTAAGAAACATTGCAGATCTTTTGAATCTCTGCGGGAACATCTTACAG GGCCATTGCCTAAACTGGAGTGCAACAATATATTTAACGTCCGAGGATGTAGATTCTGCTTAGCCATCCTTGAGAGCCCACATGCTCGTAGGATTCACCAAGAAGGATGCCAACTCTCTAAT GCACTTACCACTCGCTTAGCAAATTTAGGAACTGTGGATAACACTTACTCAAGAAATCCACATATAGTTGCGCTAGCTTGCAAAATGGTTGGTGGGGGCACTGATGGTTCTCTAGATTATTGTGGAAGGCTTTGCATCATTGATGAACGTGAAAACATTATCTTCCATGCTTATGTTAAACCACCAGTTCAAGTCACAAACTATAGGTATGAAACAACAGGCATTCGCCCAGAACAGCTGAGGGACGCAATCCCACTAAGGCAAGTGCAGAGGAAGATTCAAGATTTCCTTTGCAATGGTGAACCGACGTGGAGGATTCGAGCAAGAGGTGGGAATGCCAGGATTCTTGTGGGTCATGGTTTGGACCATGATCTTGATCGTTTGCAAGTTGAATATCCACCAACCATGATCAG GGATACAGCCAAATATCCTCCATTGATGAAAACTAGCAAGCTCAGCAACTCACTCAAATACTTAACCCAAGCATATCTAGG ataCGATATTCAAACTGGTGTGCAAGATCCATACGAGGATTGCGTTGCAACAATGAGATTGTACATGAGAATGAGATCCCAAGTGCATAAGAGCGAGGAGTATCCACTTGCTTCCGACCCACAAAACCGAAACATTTTTGCAACAGCGCCATGGAGGCAGAACGAGCTCGAGAGGATGAGCCCAGAAGAACTGCTGGCAATCTCCAGATCAGATTACTATTGTTGGTGCTTGGACTCATCTGCTTAA
- the LOC123206012 gene encoding CASP-like protein 4A1 — protein sequence MEKQEQKHTQEPEHKVEQGPEHREEQEQVHKEEQDQSNEHEILHTNPNPDPPPKLNSPPREPELRQLSPPRLPYHNSTPKSPPLGKDDDEEEEDRKPPSILPLPPAVATAAVETRVEPTPQEVQDEESGLGGGVDGRGRDDGFVNTGSRRKFLKNKMSILKKAKRDNMMNRALIVSRISGFVFSLVSFSVLAADKDRGWAIDSFYRYKEFRYCLAVNVIAFVYSGFQAYDLIYKLTSGKNKEKQPVRHYMDFSLDQVITYLLISASSSAAVRVDDWESNWGKDPFPDMARASVALSFVAFVALALSSLISGYKVYTLKSL from the exons ATggaaaaacaagaacaaaagcACACACAAGAACCTGAACACAAAGTAGAACAAGGACCTGAACACAGAGAAGAACAAGAACAAGTACACAAGGAAGAACaagaccaatcaaatgaacatGAAATACTGCACACAAATCCAAACCCAGACCCACCACCAAAACTCAACTCTCCGCCGCGTGAGCCAGAACTACGACAACTTTCTCCGCCGCGTCTACCCTATCACAACTCCACACCAAAATCACCGCCCTTAGgtaaagatgatgatgaagaagaggaagacaGAAAGCCTCCGTCAATACTACCTCTTCCTCCTGCTGTTGCGACGGCGGCGGTTGAGACCAGGGTGGAACCCACACCCCAAGAAGTCCAAGATGAAGAAAGTGGGCTTGGTGGTGGTGTTGATGGGCGTGGACGCGACGATGGTTTTGTTAATACTGGGAGTAGGAGGAAATTTTTGAAGAACAAGATGTCGATCTTGAAGAAAGCGAAGAGGGATAATATGATGAACAGAGCTTTGATTGTTTCTAGGATTTCTGGGTTTGTTTTCAGTTTggtttctttctctgttttggCCGCTGATAAAGATCGTGGTTGGGCTATTGATTCTTTCTACCGTTACAAAGAGTTCAG GTACTGTTTGGCTGTCAACGTGATAGCCTTTGTATATTCTGGGTTTCAGGCTTACGATCTAATCTATAAATTAACCTCCggaaaaaacaaagagaagcaACCCGTCCGCCACTATATGGATTTTTCTTTAGATCAG GTGATTACTTATCTTCTCATATCTGCATCATCTTCAGCTGCTGTGCGAGTAGATGACTGGGAATCCAACTGGGGCAAAGACCCCTTCCCAGATATGGCAAGGGCGTCTGTGGCATTATCTTTCGTTGCTTTCGTAGCCTTAGCTTTAAGCTCTCTCATATCTGGTTATAAAGTTTATACTCTCAAGTCTTTATAG
- the LOC123206057 gene encoding RNA exonuclease 4-like isoform X2, with product MADRMESSETLRHKCAACFKQFNRMEHLVEHMRTSFHSVHEPMCAICKKHCRSFESLREHLTGPLPKLECNNIFNVRGCRFCLAILESPHARRIHQEGCQLSNALTTRLANLGTVDNTYSRNPHIVALACKMVGGGTDGSLDYCGRLCIIDERENIIFHAYVKPPVQVTNYRYETTGIRPEQLRDAIPLRQVQRKIQDFLCNGEPTWRIRARGGNARILVGHGLDHDLDRLQVEYPPTMIRDTAKYPPLMKTSKLSNSLKYLTQAYLGYDIQTGVQDPYEDCVATMRLYMRMRSQVHKSEEYPLASDPQNRNIFATAPWRQNELERMSPEELLAISRSDYYCWCLDSSA from the exons ATGGCCGACAGAATGGAGTCTTCAGAAACCCTCAG GCACAAGTGTGCAGCATGCTTTAAACAATTTAACAGAATGGAACACCTTGTGGAGCACATGAGAACTTCATTTCACTCGGTTCATGAACCCATGTGTGCAATTTGTAAGAAACATTGCAGATCTTTTGAATCTCTGCGGGAACATCTTACAG GGCCATTGCCTAAACTGGAGTGCAACAATATATTTAACGTCCGAGGATGTAGATTCTGCTTAGCCATCCTTGAGAGCCCACATGCTCGTAGGATTCACCAAGAAGGATGCCAACTCTCTAAT GCACTTACCACTCGCTTAGCAAATTTAGGAACTGTGGATAACACTTACTCAAGAAATCCACATATAGTTGCGCTAGCTTGCAAAATGGTTGGTGGGGGCACTGATGGTTCTCTAGATTATTGTGGAAGGCTTTGCATCATTGATGAACGTGAAAACATTATCTTCCATGCTTATGTTAAACCACCAGTTCAAGTCACAAACTATAGGTATGAAACAACAGGCATTCGCCCAGAACAGCTGAGGGACGCAATCCCACTAAGGCAAGTGCAGAGGAAGATTCAAGATTTCCTTTGCAATGGTGAACCGACGTGGAGGATTCGAGCAAGAGGTGGGAATGCCAGGATTCTTGTGGGTCATGGTTTGGACCATGATCTTGATCGTTTGCAAGTTGAATATCCACCAACCATGATCAG GGATACAGCCAAATATCCTCCATTGATGAAAACTAGCAAGCTCAGCAACTCACTCAAATACTTAACCCAAGCATATCTAGG ataCGATATTCAAACTGGTGTGCAAGATCCATACGAGGATTGCGTTGCAACAATGAGATTGTACATGAGAATGAGATCCCAAGTGCATAAGAGCGAGGAGTATCCACTTGCTTCCGACCCACAAAACCGAAACATTTTTGCAACAGCGCCATGGAGGCAGAACGAGCTCGAGAGGATGAGCCCAGAAGAACTGCTGGCAATCTCCAGATCAGATTACTATTGTTGGTGCTTGGACTCATCTGCTTAA